Part of the Woronichinia naegeliana WA131 genome, ACTTCTGATAAGGCTTTTCCAAACCCCTCACTTAACTTTTTCCCAATCGAGAAGGCACGATTGTTTAGCCTCTCGTCTCCCAATTCACAACTGGCAAAGTTTTTTGTCCACCATTCCAACATTTTTTGACCTGCCCTTTAAGATTTTCTCCATTTTACAGTCTCATACTCCCTTCATCCTTTGTTTTTGAAATTTGAACGATAAGCGGGATGATGGCTTCAGAATATTTTTTTCCTGTCAAGAGAATCATTACTCAAACCCTTGCCAGATAAAGCCTCTAGAAGTTTGCATTGCTGGATTTTGGACTTAACGGGAAAAGTCAGGTTGTATGACGATTTATCAGTTTTTCTAGATGTTCTCGTTCTTTTGCTTCCAACTTTAACTCTTCGGGGGCTAATCGGGGCATGACCTTTTCTCCTATATACCTATATTTATCTTTTTATCGGTTGCCTAATAATAGTATCTTAACTTACGCCTTAGACTACTAGTTGGAGCTAAACCTAAACGTTCCTTTTCCATGGCAATTTTTCTAATTTCTATCTCTTTTTATTGAGCTAATTCCGCCTCGTGCCGATTGTCTTCCACTTTTATATTTTTATCATAATAAAGAGATGGGATAGCTATTATTAGAATTAATACAAACATCGCGGTAGCACCTACAAAATCGCCAGAAATTTTTGATTCTCCCTCCATACCTTTTCTAGAAAAATCTATTGCTAGATTGTTTTTAAAAATCCGTAGTTTCTAATATTTTAAAGGAAAACAAAGCGGCTGTTCCAGCCAGAAGCAGACCCGTAATTAGGGCTTGCTGAAAAAAGCTGAAACCTTTACGGAGAAAAATAGTAGGCGAAT contains:
- a CDS encoding transposase, with the translated sequence MLEWWTKNFASCELGDERLNNRAFSIGKKLSEGFGKALSEVFKGGNELKRAYEFLGIRKQTLSR